TCAGATACTTTCCGTACAGGAGATGTTCAATTAAATGTATTACAAGAATATTTCTTAACAATTGGTATGGCCAAAGTTAGTACTTCTGCTTATGAAGCTTACGACTTAGGTTTATTACAAAAAGGAAAAGATGTTGTTGTTGTAAACAGAGAACGTCAAATTGCTGAAGCTAAAAAGCATGCAGTGTTAATGGCCGAAGCGGGTTATACACAACCTACTGCTCGTAAAGATGTATTAGTTCTTGGTAAACAAGCATTAGGTGCATTTATGGTAGCTACCGATTCTATGCAAGCAAGTAAATTTATTTCAGAGCACGATCAAAAAATTGCAAATAAATTAGCCTACGTAATGGCTGGTGGAGATTTATCAGAACCAACAAAAGTTTCTGAACAGTATTTATTAAACTTAGAACGCGAAGCATTTTTAAGTTTATGTACAGAGCGCAAAACATTAGAGCGTATTCAACACATGTTAAAAACTGGTAAACCATTAAGAAACTAAAAGATGAAAACAGCATATATAGTAAAAGGATATAGAACCGCCATAGCAAAGTCTAAAAGAGGTGCGTTCAGATTTAAAAGAGCTGATGAGTTAGCTGCTGAAACTATCGAATATATGATGGAGCAGTTACCTGATTTTGATAAGTCACGTATTGACGATGTTATCGTTGGTAATGCAATGCCAGAAGGTTCTCAAGGTTTAAACATGGCTCGTTTAATCTCTTTAATGGGATTAAAAACTGATGCTGTTCCTGGTGTAACCGTAAACCGTTTTTGTTCTTCAGGAATAGAAACTATTAGTATGGCTGTGGCAAAAATTCAATCAGGAATGGCTGAATGTATTATTGCAGGTGGAGCTGAAAGTATGAGTTCTGTACCTATGACAGGTTTTAAACCAGAATTAAATTACGATACAGTTGCTGCTGGTCATGCAGATTATTACTGGGGTATGGGAAATACTGCAGAAGAAGTTGCGAATAAATACAACATTTCTCGTAAAGACCAAGATGAGTTTGCTTTAAACTCGCACTTAAAGGCATTAAGAGCTCAAGCTGAAAATCGTTTTCAAGATCAAATTGTACCAATTGAAGTTGAAGAAACGTATGTTGATGCTAACGATAAAAAAGTAACAAGAAAATATACAGTAACTAAAGATGAAGGACCTCGTAAAGGATCTAACATTGCAGGTTTAGAACGTTTAAAACCAGTATTTGCTACTGGAGGAAGTGTTACTGCAGGTAACTCTTCTCAAACAAGTGATGGTGCTGCATTTTTAATGGTGATGAGTGAAGATATGGTGAAGGAATTAAATCTGAAACCAATCGCTCGTATGGTAAGTTATGCTGCTGCTGGTGTTCCGCCTAGAATTATGGGAATCGGACCTGTAGCTGCTATTCCAAAAGCATTAAAACAAGCAGGCTTAAAACAAGAAGACATTAGCTTAATTGAATTGAACGAAGCATTTGCTTCTCAATCATTAGCTGTAATCAGAGAATTAGGATTAGACGCAGACATTATTAATGTAAATGGTGGAGCGATTGCATTAGGACACCCATTAGGATGTACTGGAGCTAAATTATCGGTTCAATTATTCGATGAAATGCGCAAGCGTAATATGCAAGGAAAATACGGAATGGTAACCATGTGTGTAGGTACTGGTCAAGGTGCTGCAGGTATTTTCGAATTCTTAAACTAATAATAAAAAAAAACAAAATGGCAGATTTATTAAGAGGAGGTCAATTCCTAGTTAAAGAAACAAAATGTGAAGATATTTTTACTCCAGAAGATTTTTCTGAAGAGCAAAAAATGATGAAAGACGCGGTTATGGAATTTAACGATCGTGAAATCACACCTCATAAAGCTCGCTTTGAAGCTAAAGATTATGCTTTAACAGAAGAAGTAATGCGTAAAGCAGGTGAATTAGGTTTCTTAGGTGTTTCTGTTCCTGAAGCTTATGGCGGATTAGGAATGGGATTTGTTTCCACCATGCTTACTTGTGATTATATATCAAGTGGTACAGGTTCTTTTAGTACTGCTTTCGGTGCACATACAGGTATTGGTACAATGCCAATAACTTTATACGGTACCGAAGCTCAAAAACAAAAATATGTACCTAAATTAGCTACAGGTGAATGGTTTGGTTCTTATTGTTTAACAGAACCAGGTGCTGGGTCTGATGCAAATTCAGGAAAAACTACAGCTGAGTTAACTGAAGACGGAAAAAATTATAAAATTAACGGACAAAAAATGTGGATTTCAAACGCAGGTTTTTGTCAAGTAATGATCGTTTTTGCTCGTATTGAAGATGATAAAAACATTACTGGGTTTATTGTTGAATATGATAAAAACAATCCAAACGGAATTACTTTAGGTGAAGAAGAACACAAATTAGGTATACGTGCTTCTTCTACTCGTCAAGTATTCTATAGCGATACTATTGTTCCTATTGAAAACATGTTATCTGCAAGAGGTAATGGTTTTAAAATTGCCATGAACGCATTAAATGTAGGTCGTATTAAATTAGCTGGTGCTTGTTTAGATTCTCAAAGAAGAGTAATTACATATGCAACACAATACGCTACTGAACGTAAACAATTTAAAACTCCTATTGCTGACTTTGGTGCTATTAAAATGAAATTAGCTGAGATGACAACCAATGCATATGTTGGTGAATCTGCTTCTTATAGAGCTGCTAAAAACATTGAAGATAGAATTGCGATGCGTGAAGCTGAAGGAAACACACATCAAGAAGCAGAATTAAAAGGTGTTGAAGAATATGCAATTGAATGTTCTATCTTAAAAGTTGCTGTTTCTGAAGATGTACAAGCCTGTGCTGATGAAGGAATTCAAATTTTTGGAGGAATGGGATTCTCAGAAGAAACTCCTATGGAGTCTGCTTGGAGAGATGCTCGTATTGCTCGTATTTACGAAGGAACTAACGAAATTAACAGATTACTTTCTGTTGGTATGTTAGTGAAGAAAGCAATGAAAGGTCATGTTGATTTATTAGGACCAGCAACGGCTGTAGGAAATGAATTATTAGGCATTCCTTCTTTTGATACTCCAGATTACTCTGAGTTATTTGCTGAAGAAAAAGAAATTATTGCAAAGCTTAAAAAAGTGTTTTTAATGGTTGCCGGTGGTGCAATTCAAAAATATGGTCCTGAACTAGAAGAGCATCAACAATTATTAAACGCAGCTTCAAATATTTTAATTGAAGTGTATATGGCTGAATCTGCTATTTTAAGAACTGAAAAGAATGCTAAGCGTTCTGGTGAAGCTTCTCAAAAAGAGCAAATCGCTATGTCTCAATTATATTTATACAACGCAGTAGATATCGTTATTAAAAATGCTAAGGAAGGAATTGTTTCTTTTGCTGAAGGTGATGAGCAACGTATGATGTTAATGGGGTTAAAGCGTTTTACTAAATACGCTAACTATCCTAACGTAGTTGAATTACGTAACACGATTGCAGAAAAATTAAAAGCAGAGAATAAATACTGCTTCTAATCCTCTAAGAGGAATTAAATTATATTTAGTAATTAGCACAAGTTGTTATCTAATTACTTATTTAAAATCTTCTATAGCCAATAGGTTTTAGAATTTAGTTGTTTGTTTAAAAGATCGTTAAATTAATTTTTAACGATCTTTTTTTATTTTAAAACTATTAAATCTCTGTGGTAAATCTTGTGAATTACAAACAATTACATTTACTCTACCCTACACAAAAGCACTATACTTATTGATTTTAAACCTATTTTTATATCATAAATTACAAACAAGAGTACTCCTATTTTAATGTCTTAACAAAATAAGCAACCATATAATTACATTCTAATAAAAAATAAAAATATGGCTATATAACCACTAAAAAAAGCAGTTATATATAGTTTTAAATTTATAAGATTAAATTCAACCTTGAATTTTAAAACTTCGTATTTTACTAAAAAAAATGCTCTGGAGTATTTCCAGAGCATTTATTAAAATAAGTTTTTTATCCTAATTTATTCAATAAATTAGATAATCAATTAACTACCTCCTCCACTACATGGTCCAAGGTTATTCCATCCACTAGCAGTTCTTTCATACAATACCCCTTTGTAAATCATTAAGTCTCCAACTGCATAAGAAGAGTCATCCCCATTATACGCATCAACACCATCACATGGACCTCCTCCAGTACCACACGTGGCTACAAAATCCCATCCAATAGCCGTTTTTACATATAAAGAACCTAAGAAAGTTACCGTATCTCCTATAGAATAAGAAGAGCTATCTCCATTAAACTCAGCAACCCCATCACAAGGATCTGCCACGAGAGTAGTAAATTCATTAACAGCGGTATTCTGTTTTGCCATCGGAATTTTAACATCTGCTGGAGTTAGAACTTGATCGGTTTCAATAATGTCTTCTGTGTTATTAGCACAATTGTACAATAAAACTGAAAGTGTTAGCACGAAAATTAATTTAATTAATTTTTTCATAATTTTTAAGTTTAGTTTGGTTAAAATTATTATTCTAAAGATAACGATTATTTACATAAAATACTAATAATCAGTAACTTATTACCCATCTTATTGACTATAAAATATCGAAAAACCTTTATTTATAATAAGAACTAATAATAATTATAGTTACAAACTAGAGGAATAACACTTAATGGACTGGCATTTATTATTAAAAAGAGAATAATAAATCTAAATAAAAATAAACCACTGTAAATCAACACATTATTATTTATTATTATTTTCATAACTTTATTGTGCTATGAAAAAACTGATTGAATATTTACCATTCCACTTCCTTATATGTATAATATCTGGAATTACTATACAATTCTATACTAATCTTTGGGCGCGTAACTTAATACTAATAGTATGTCTGATGTTATTAATGCTTTGTTTATTGTATATTTTTAAAAGAAATGGAAACCGTAAGACTTTTACGGTAGTATCAATGATATTATTCATTTTAATTGGAATATCTACAACTTTTATAAACAATCCTAAAAATTACGCTAATCATTACCAGTATAATTCTTCAAAAAAGAAAGGAACAACACTACATATAAATAAAATATTAAAGTCTAGTAGATACTATCATAAATTTGTAGCTCAGGTAGTTCAAATTAACAGCAGGAAAACTATTGGCAATATATTAGTAAATCTAAAAAAAGATAGTACTTCTACTCTATTAAAAGTGGGGAATCAAATTTATATAACTAAGAAGTTTAAAAATTTAACCTCTCCATTAAATCCTTACCAATTTAACTATAAGGACTATTTAGCTAAACAATACATTTACCAGCAAATTGTTATTAATCAAGAAGATTATAAAAAATTTAAAAAAGGTATTATATCTATTTATAGCTTATCATCAAAACTTAGAAATAGAATTCTTAGTTCATTAAAAAAATATTCATTCACTAAAGATCAACTTTCGGTAATCAACGCACTATTACTAGGTCAGCGACAGGACATATCAAAAAATATTCTTAATAGTTACGTAAAAGCTGGTGCAATACACATTCTCGCTATTTCAGGGTTACATATAGGAATCATTCTATTAATTTTATCATATTTATTAACCCCTATAGAAAAGCTAAAACATGGCTCATATATAAAAACGGCACTCATTATTATATTACTGTGGGCTTTTGCTTTTGTTGCAGGTTTATCCGCTTCGGTAGTTAGAGCAGTTACCATGTTTTGTTTCATAGCTGTTGGTGAATCGTTTAAAAAGAAAAAAGTTGTTGAATATTCATTGATAAGCTCAATGTTTTTCTTATTATTAATAAAACCCTTATTTTTATTCGATGTTGGGTTTCAATTAAGCTATTTAGCCGTTTTTGGAATTATTTGGATACAACCACTACTTTACAAATTATGGAGTCCTAAGCTTTGGTTATTTAATAAACTTTGGAAGCTTATTACTATCTCTTTAGCTGCACAAGCAGGAATATTACCAATAAGCTTATATTACTTTCATCAGTTTCCTGGTTTATTTATACTTTCAAATTTATTAATTATTCCATTTTTAGGAGGAATACTAATTGGAGGTATATTAATTATAATACTTGCTTTATCAAAAGCATTACCCAATTTATTAGCTAACATATATGGGTCTATTATTTCACTAATGAATAAATATGTTAATTGGATATCAAACCAAGAGTCCTTTTTATTTCATGAAATTTCAATGTCTTTCTATGAAATGATTACTTGGTACTTTATAATTATATCTGTTTACCAATTAAGCATACATAAAAAAACTAAACAACTTCTGTTTCTACTTTTCTCGATAGTTTTATTACAAACTTCTTTACTTTATAATAAAATTGATAGGGAGTATAAACAAGAAATTATTGTTTTTCATAAAACTAAGGAAAATTTACTAGGTTATAGAAATGGAAAACTATTTAAATTACTACAGTACGGTGATACTTTAAAAACGTATAACAATAATGTTATTAAAGCATATCGAATAAATGAAAATATAAAAAGTAATTTCCCTCCTAAAATAGGTAACATTATTCGCTATAATTCGGACACTATTTTAATAATAGATAGTTTAGGAATTTATGATCTTGCATTAAAAAAACCTATAATAATTCTACAGCACTCTCCAAAAATAAATTTAAATAGGTTAATTGAAACTTTAGAACCTAAACAGATAATTGCAGATGGCAGTAACTACAAAAGCTCTTTAAATAGATGGAAAGCTACATGTAAGAAACAAAAAACTCCGTTTCATCAAACTAGACAAAACGGAGCGTTTATTATTAAATAAGGTTAATTAATTAAATAGAACCTTTAAAAGCTTTTGAAAACTCAGACCACTTTTTTGTTTTATAATTATCTTTTGTAAAGAAAGCTAAAACCATCTCGAACTTCTTTTCGGCTAAATAACCTGGCACTGTTTGTATTAATCTTTCTTCTAAGTCGAAAAAAGCTGTAGAAGGGTAACTCATTTTACCTTTCATAATAGCAGCAGCTAACTCATGGTACTTACTTTTACCTTTTTGTACATATTTATAAGTTTTACCTTTAAAACTTATATCCTCTTTTCCTTCACCATCCATTTTTACTGCATAATAGTTTTCGTTAATAAACTTAACAATAACATTATTTTTGTAAGTAGTCTTGTCCATTTTTTTACACCAACCACACCAGTCTGTATATAAATCGACCAAAATAGGTTTTGGAGTCTCTTTATTTTTCTCCAACGCTTCTTCAAAGGTTAACCAATTAACTTTCTCTTGTGCCTTTACTCCAACTGAAATAATTGCTAAAACTGCTACTAAAATTAATTTCTTCATATCTCTTAAGTCTCAATAAGTATTCCAAATTTACAAAAAAACCTGTCAATTATTAATAATTGACAGGTTTATGAAATATTTTAACGTTTTATTTAAGTTTATTTTACCCCGTGCATTAATTTCTTTACTAACGGAGTTAATCCCATTAAAATAAAACCAGCAAGCATTGGTACAATTGTAAAAATTAAAAAGAATGTACTCATATCATAAGTTGCAGTAATCTTATCTATCATACCTCCCATAGATCCAGCTGCTTTATTACCCATACCTACCGCAATATACCAAAGACCAAACATTACACCAATTGTAGATGCTGGAACAAGTTTTGATACATAAGATAAACCAACAGGCGACAAGCATAGTTCACCTAAAGTATGAAGTAAATATGCTAGTATTAGCCAAACCATGCTTACAGATGCCGTTTGTGCTCCTTGTGGAATCTCAGAAGATCCATAAGCTAGCACTCCAAAACCTAACCCCAAAAGGATCAGTCCCATTCCGAATTTCACTGTAGCTGGAGGATTAAATTTACTCTCCCATATTTTTGAAATTAAAGGAGCAAAAGCAATAATATAAAATGAATTTAAAATAGAGAACCAAGAAGCAGGGACTTCTGTTTTAACATCACTAAATTGATTTTTTAACATCCAAATAACAATACACCAAATAATTGCAAAACTAGCTCCTAAAAAAAGATTAGATAAAGCATATTTTTTAAAAGTTATTTTAAATAATTGAAATAAAACATATGTTATTATTAATAAAGGAACTACTGTTAATAACGTATTTGCAACTCTAAATATATTTGCAGAATCTCCTTCTAAAACTCTATTTGTATAATCTCCTGCAAAAATAGTCATTGATCCACCAGCTTGCTCAAAAGCTGCCCAAAAGAAAACAGTAAAGAAGGCTAAAATAGCTACAACTATATAACGATCTCTTTGAACATTAGCTGGAATTTCTTCTTCTTCTATTGTTCCCTTTTCTTCTATGTTTTCAATTGCATCATTATATTCAATAGCCTTTGATGGCGATAATCCTATGCTTCCAAAAATTCCTTGAGCAAACCAAAATTGCAACATTCCTAAAAACATAAATACACCTGCTAATCCAAATCCATAATGCCAACCAGCAGTTTCACCAACATATCCGCAAAGTAAGATCCCAACAAAAGCACCAGCATTTACTCCCATATAAAATATGGTAAAAGCACCATCTTTTTTATCTTGAGCATTTTTGTAAACACCATTAATAATAGATGTAATATTCGGCTTAAACAATCCATTTCCCGCAACTAACAAACCAATACCTAAATACAGACTCCAGGCTGTATTTAAAGCCATTGTTGCATGTCCTAACGTCATTATAAAAGCACCAATTGCCACAGCATATCGATATCCTAAAATTTTATCTGCTAAATACCCCCCTATAATTGGAGAAAAATACACAAGCATTGTATATGTACCATATAATCCTAACGCATCCTCTCTCGACCATCCCCAACCAGGATTATCTCCAGTGATAGCAGATGTTAAAAATAACACTAAAATTGCACGCATTCCATAATACGAAAAACGCTCCCACATTTCAGTAAAAAAAAGAACAAATAGTCCTGATGGGTGTCCCATTAATAATTTACGATTCATTTCTGAACCTTCAAATCTAACTGTGTTTGTACTCATATTTTTGTTATATATAATTTACAAATAAAAAAACCTTGTAATATTTAATATCACAAGGTTTTTATTTTATTTTTAATTGTTATCTGCTAATTCAAATCCTTCAGCTTCTTCGTTTGAAGTTCCTTTAATATCCTCAGCTCCATGTGTTAATCGTTTTAGAGGCTTTAATATTAAAATTATTAGTATTCCAAAAATGGTACAGAAAACTGCGATACCAGTAAAAACCTGAAATTCTCCTGCTCCTTCTGACATTGCTCCAACTAACCCAGCTACTTTATTACCTAAACCTGTAGCTGCAAAATATGCCCCCATCATAAATGATGCATACTTTACTGGTGCTAATTTTGTTATAAAAGATAATGCGACTGGTGAAGCACACAACTCTCCTATTGTATGGAATAAATATGCTAAAACCAACCATATCATCGCTGATTTTGCTATAACATTCTCTCCATCCATAACTACTTCTGTACTTGCTTT
This genomic stretch from Tenacibaculum sp. Bg11-29 harbors:
- a CDS encoding acetyl-CoA C-acyltransferase codes for the protein MKTAYIVKGYRTAIAKSKRGAFRFKRADELAAETIEYMMEQLPDFDKSRIDDVIVGNAMPEGSQGLNMARLISLMGLKTDAVPGVTVNRFCSSGIETISMAVAKIQSGMAECIIAGGAESMSSVPMTGFKPELNYDTVAAGHADYYWGMGNTAEEVANKYNISRKDQDEFALNSHLKALRAQAENRFQDQIVPIEVEETYVDANDKKVTRKYTVTKDEGPRKGSNIAGLERLKPVFATGGSVTAGNSSQTSDGAAFLMVMSEDMVKELNLKPIARMVSYAAAGVPPRIMGIGPVAAIPKALKQAGLKQEDISLIELNEAFASQSLAVIRELGLDADIINVNGGAIALGHPLGCTGAKLSVQLFDEMRKRNMQGKYGMVTMCVGTGQGAAGIFEFLN
- a CDS encoding acyl-CoA dehydrogenase family protein — translated: MADLLRGGQFLVKETKCEDIFTPEDFSEEQKMMKDAVMEFNDREITPHKARFEAKDYALTEEVMRKAGELGFLGVSVPEAYGGLGMGFVSTMLTCDYISSGTGSFSTAFGAHTGIGTMPITLYGTEAQKQKYVPKLATGEWFGSYCLTEPGAGSDANSGKTTAELTEDGKNYKINGQKMWISNAGFCQVMIVFARIEDDKNITGFIVEYDKNNPNGITLGEEEHKLGIRASSTRQVFYSDTIVPIENMLSARGNGFKIAMNALNVGRIKLAGACLDSQRRVITYATQYATERKQFKTPIADFGAIKMKLAEMTTNAYVGESASYRAAKNIEDRIAMREAEGNTHQEAELKGVEEYAIECSILKVAVSEDVQACADEGIQIFGGMGFSEETPMESAWRDARIARIYEGTNEINRLLSVGMLVKKAMKGHVDLLGPATAVGNELLGIPSFDTPDYSELFAEEKEIIAKLKKVFLMVAGGAIQKYGPELEEHQQLLNAASNILIEVYMAESAILRTEKNAKRSGEASQKEQIAMSQLYLYNAVDIVIKNAKEGIVSFAEGDEQRMMLMGLKRFTKYANYPNVVELRNTIAEKLKAENKYCF
- a CDS encoding ComEC/Rec2 family competence protein, translating into MKKLIEYLPFHFLICIISGITIQFYTNLWARNLILIVCLMLLMLCLLYIFKRNGNRKTFTVVSMILFILIGISTTFINNPKNYANHYQYNSSKKKGTTLHINKILKSSRYYHKFVAQVVQINSRKTIGNILVNLKKDSTSTLLKVGNQIYITKKFKNLTSPLNPYQFNYKDYLAKQYIYQQIVINQEDYKKFKKGIISIYSLSSKLRNRILSSLKKYSFTKDQLSVINALLLGQRQDISKNILNSYVKAGAIHILAISGLHIGIILLILSYLLTPIEKLKHGSYIKTALIIILLWAFAFVAGLSASVVRAVTMFCFIAVGESFKKKKVVEYSLISSMFFLLLIKPLFLFDVGFQLSYLAVFGIIWIQPLLYKLWSPKLWLFNKLWKLITISLAAQAGILPISLYYFHQFPGLFILSNLLIIPFLGGILIGGILIIILALSKALPNLLANIYGSIISLMNKYVNWISNQESFLFHEISMSFYEMITWYFIIISVYQLSIHKKTKQLLFLLFSIVLLQTSLLYNKIDREYKQEIIVFHKTKENLLGYRNGKLFKLLQYGDTLKTYNNNVIKAYRINENIKSNFPPKIGNIIRYNSDTILIIDSLGIYDLALKKPIIILQHSPKINLNRLIETLEPKQIIADGSNYKSSLNRWKATCKKQKTPFHQTRQNGAFIIK
- a CDS encoding DUF255 domain-containing protein, with translation MKKLILVAVLAIISVGVKAQEKVNWLTFEEALEKNKETPKPILVDLYTDWCGWCKKMDKTTYKNNVIVKFINENYYAVKMDGEGKEDISFKGKTYKYVQKGKSKYHELAAAIMKGKMSYPSTAFFDLEERLIQTVPGYLAEKKFEMVLAFFTKDNYKTKKWSEFSKAFKGSI
- a CDS encoding peptide MFS transporter, translated to MSTNTVRFEGSEMNRKLLMGHPSGLFVLFFTEMWERFSYYGMRAILVLFLTSAITGDNPGWGWSREDALGLYGTYTMLVYFSPIIGGYLADKILGYRYAVAIGAFIMTLGHATMALNTAWSLYLGIGLLVAGNGLFKPNITSIINGVYKNAQDKKDGAFTIFYMGVNAGAFVGILLCGYVGETAGWHYGFGLAGVFMFLGMLQFWFAQGIFGSIGLSPSKAIEYNDAIENIEEKGTIEEEEIPANVQRDRYIVVAILAFFTVFFWAAFEQAGGSMTIFAGDYTNRVLEGDSANIFRVANTLLTVVPLLIITYVLFQLFKITFKKYALSNLFLGASFAIIWCIVIWMLKNQFSDVKTEVPASWFSILNSFYIIAFAPLISKIWESKFNPPATVKFGMGLILLGLGFGVLAYGSSEIPQGAQTASVSMVWLILAYLLHTLGELCLSPVGLSYVSKLVPASTIGVMFGLWYIAVGMGNKAAGSMGGMIDKITATYDMSTFFLIFTIVPMLAGFILMGLTPLVKKLMHGVK